The following DNA comes from Actinomycetota bacterium.
TTTCGTGCTTTTCGCGCCCGCGCTGTGGTACATCTTCCCAGAGTGGCCTTCGTGGATCGCAAAGCTCTTCCCGCTTTACTGGATCATCGATCCGGTATGGCATGTCTCCATCATGAGGGCCCCCGTCACTGATGTATTGCCTGAGCTGGCGGTAGCCACAGGGATAACTTTCGCGCTGCTCGGCCTGGTTGTCGTCCTCGCGCGAAAAATGCAAGCGCAAACTAGCACGGGCTAGACTGTAGAATACGTTTTGGAGAGTGCCTACAGTGGAAACCCGCCTGATACTAGATCGCTACAGGCCGCTTGCTAAGCTCGCAAGCGGTGGGTTCGCCGATGTCATATTGGCGTTCGACACACGCATGCAGCGCAAAGCCGCACTCAAAAGGTTGCCTTTTCCTCGCGATCGCTCCGGAAAGCCATGGACGCCGGTGGGTCTATCGGAGGCCCAGACTGCGGCGATGCTCAACCACCCTTCGATAGTCACCGTCTATGAGTGGGACACCGACAATGACGAGGCCTTCATCATCATGGAGTACCTTGAAGGGATATCGCTGGCCGAGCTTTTGGATGAAGGCCCGCTTGACCCGGATGAAGCGGCGGCGGTAGTCGCCGCGGTCTCGGGTGCGCTCATGTTCGCGCATGAAAACGGAGTGCTTCACCTCGACATCAAGCCTGAAAACATCCTTGTCACGCTCGACGGACGCATAAAGGTCACCGATTTCGGAGTCGCCGCTCTCTCAACCTCCTCGGGTCACCAGCCTACCCTGGGAGGCACTCTGGGTTACATGCCTCTCGAGCAGCTAAAAAACGGAAGTGTCGACGAGCGCACCGACGTGTGGGGATTCGCCTCGCTCGTCTTCGAGTTGCTCGCCGGGGAAAACCCGCTGAAAAGCGACTCGATCGAAGGCGCGATCCTGAAGGCGGGCGTTATCGACATACCAGTGCCGACGGAGTTCGACCCTGATCTGCCATCAGATCTCGACGATATCTTCTCTGCAGCGCTCTCCCCCCATGCCGAGGACCGCTACCCGAACGTGTCGGTATTCGCGGCTCGCCTACTGCCTCACCTCGGCGACCCGAACCGCGGGCACGAATCGCTTGCCGCTCACGCCCGGCGGATAACTGAAGCCGCCTCGCAAGACGACCCTGCCCTAACGCCGGG
Coding sequences within:
- a CDS encoding serine/threonine protein kinase, translated to METRLILDRYRPLAKLASGGFADVILAFDTRMQRKAALKRLPFPRDRSGKPWTPVGLSEAQTAAMLNHPSIVTVYEWDTDNDEAFIIMEYLEGISLAELLDEGPLDPDEAAAVVAAVSGALMFAHENGVLHLDIKPENILVTLDGRIKVTDFGVAALSTSSGHQPTLGGTLGYMPLEQLKNGSVDERTDVWGFASLVFELLAGENPLKSDSIEGAILKAGVIDIPVPTEFDPDLPSDLDDIFSAALSPHAEDRYPNVSVFAARLLPHLGDPNRGHESLAAHARRITEAASQDDPALTPGLWDRIAPHFSPIARVLDGAIGGWLAYLGLTAIGSPPLATTIGVTLAALALAFWRPRSRRSISFAIMFLAPVLATVYLALAMPVLLGYAFRPLKATLLSALAATLTLFASVVSGHQGPWVLADIRRLLDPFAKNDLPAALSLIFDDFASLVIIASWAATALITSLACAPASRAGALTGIALATLFLSSGYISAGLVADAWGIYDGWTPDAFLPHIGASL